From the Thermoanaerobaculia bacterium genome, one window contains:
- the lipA gene encoding lipoyl synthase gives MGHPPLTHRSLPEWIRVKRIQLNEERAMKRLLREAHLPTICEEARCPNRTECFGCGTATFLILGTHCTRNCGFCSVDHGVEEGVSPTEAEGLVQAARALRLHYVVLTVVTRDDLPDGGAGHMALCIRRLKEELPRVRVEILSSDLKGKKEDIAAVLSAKPDVFGHNIETVERLTPRVRPGAHYRRSLDVLREARILAPAVLIKSGLMVGLGETEEEIFSTLNDIRTAGCDIVTIGQYLQPDRNCLPVEDYWEPEAFERWKKKALSLGFSHVFSGPFVRSSYKAHEVFS, from the coding sequence TTGGGTCACCCGCCTCTAACCCATCGCAGCCTCCCGGAGTGGATCCGGGTCAAACGCATCCAGCTTAACGAAGAAAGGGCCATGAAACGGCTCCTTCGAGAGGCTCACCTTCCTACCATCTGCGAAGAAGCCCGCTGTCCGAACCGTACGGAATGTTTTGGCTGCGGCACGGCCACCTTCCTGATCCTGGGAACCCATTGCACAAGAAACTGCGGATTCTGCAGTGTGGATCACGGTGTCGAGGAGGGCGTATCCCCGACCGAAGCCGAAGGACTGGTTCAGGCTGCCAGGGCTCTCCGGCTGCACTATGTCGTTCTGACGGTTGTAACCCGGGATGACCTTCCCGATGGTGGAGCGGGGCACATGGCCCTGTGTATTCGGAGACTGAAGGAAGAATTACCCCGTGTCCGGGTCGAGATTCTTTCTTCGGATCTCAAAGGAAAGAAGGAAGACATCGCCGCGGTCCTTTCCGCAAAACCGGATGTCTTCGGTCACAATATTGAGACGGTCGAACGCCTGACACCGAGGGTCAGGCCGGGAGCACACTACCGCAGGAGTCTGGATGTCCTTCGGGAGGCTCGGATTCTGGCTCCCGCAGTGCTCATCAAATCGGGACTGATGGTAGGCCTGGGAGAGACCGAAGAAGAGATTTTTTCCACACTGAATGACATCCGGACCGCTGGATGCGACATCGTCACCATCGGCCAGTATCTCCAGCCTGACAGGAACTGCCTCCCTGTTGAAGACTACTGGGAGCCGGAGGCCTTTGAACGCTGGAAGAAAAAGGCCCTGTCTCTTGGGTTTTCCCACGTCTTTTCCGGTCCCTTTGTCCGCAGTTCCTATAAGGCTCACGAAGTCTTTTCCTGA
- a CDS encoding zinc-dependent alcohol dehydrogenase family protein, protein MKAMVLEAIHRIGEDSSPLVMRQLPIPEPGSNAILMKVLACGVCHTELDEIEGRTAPPSLPVIPGHQVVGEVVALGEGSSRYSVGDRVGAAWIFSACGSCLFCSTGRENLCESFRATGRDANGGYAEYMTIHENFALPIPETMSGEEAAPLLCAGAIGYRALRLAGLTRGQRLGLMGFGASAHLVLKLVLHLYPEMEVFAFARDEKERAFARELGAVWAGGIQDECPERLHAVIDTTPVWLPVLQSMERLAPGGRLVINAIRKESVDQDVFRDLDYNRHLWMEKEIKSVANITRSDVTEFLTLTSKIPIKPEVQLFSLEEANQALREIKGSKIRGAKVLRIG, encoded by the coding sequence ATGAAGGCCATGGTCCTTGAAGCCATTCACAGGATCGGTGAAGACTCTTCACCTCTGGTGATGCGACAGCTTCCAATTCCCGAACCGGGTTCAAACGCCATCCTCATGAAAGTGCTGGCTTGCGGGGTCTGCCACACGGAACTGGATGAGATCGAGGGACGGACGGCTCCGCCCTCCCTGCCGGTGATCCCCGGCCATCAGGTCGTGGGTGAGGTGGTGGCACTGGGAGAAGGTTCCTCCCGGTATTCCGTCGGCGATCGTGTCGGCGCGGCATGGATCTTTTCCGCCTGCGGTTCCTGCCTATTCTGTTCCACGGGGCGGGAGAATCTCTGTGAATCCTTCCGGGCGACCGGTCGTGATGCCAATGGCGGATATGCGGAGTACATGACGATCCATGAGAATTTCGCTCTCCCCATCCCCGAAACGATGTCCGGGGAGGAAGCGGCTCCTCTGCTCTGCGCGGGAGCGATCGGATATCGGGCACTCCGGCTCGCCGGATTGACCCGCGGCCAGCGTCTCGGTCTCATGGGATTCGGGGCTTCCGCCCACCTTGTGCTGAAGCTGGTTCTCCACCTCTACCCTGAAATGGAAGTCTTTGCCTTCGCGCGGGATGAGAAGGAACGGGCCTTTGCCCGGGAACTGGGCGCCGTGTGGGCTGGAGGCATCCAGGACGAATGCCCGGAACGTCTCCATGCCGTCATCGACACGACCCCCGTCTGGCTGCCCGTTCTGCAGTCCATGGAGAGGCTTGCTCCCGGAGGCCGTCTCGTCATCAACGCGATCCGGAAAGAATCGGTGGATCAGGATGTGTTCCGGGACCTGGATTACAACCGGCACCTATGGATGGAGAAGGAGATCAAGAGCGTTGCCAACATCACGCGCTCCGATGTGACGGAATTTCTAACGCTCACTTCGAAAATCCCCATCAAACCTGAGGTCCAGCTCTTTTCCCTTGAAGAGGCCAACCAGGCACTCCGTGAAATCAAGGGAAGCAAAATTCGGGGAGCCAAGGTCCTGCGAATCGGGTAA
- a CDS encoding DUF4388 domain-containing protein produces MQEGLTIQGDLRDLSIPEILRNLIRNEGVSSVRLTKEEHTCTLYVKNGDIVFADSDDPDRMLGTILFVRGEIGLDDFMKIRDGRESGKSDLGMLVELDILAPDDMLHAVDLLVKQMVMGTISWTTGSYVMVFDDSLPEGAIPARIHTDEVLLNAVRSIDRWSLVYRGLGGQRKTYRRTPNMDSRFYELDLSEDESHLYSLLDSPRTTQEILRMSYLKPFVSMRSLWALKCVNLIDEIMVPEPDGQTSEADEFIWSSMVESYNNAFAALFHALQKDIGDEVFDFIRGLEEELDPSIKGRLEGMDFHNEGRIDYDLLYNSLVASGVSSIPQVLQDILNEILYGWVFRIRKVYGDQYNPILDSVINSIREE; encoded by the coding sequence ATGCAGGAAGGCCTGACAATTCAGGGAGACCTGAGGGATCTATCCATCCCTGAAATTCTTCGAAACCTGATCCGAAACGAAGGGGTTTCCAGCGTAAGGCTGACAAAAGAAGAGCACACCTGCACCCTCTACGTTAAAAATGGAGATATCGTCTTCGCGGACAGTGATGACCCCGACAGAATGCTTGGGACGATCCTCTTTGTCCGCGGAGAAATTGGACTGGATGATTTTATGAAGATCCGGGATGGCAGGGAAAGCGGAAAATCGGATCTTGGAATGCTGGTTGAGCTTGACATTCTTGCTCCGGACGACATGCTTCATGCCGTAGACCTTCTCGTCAAGCAGATGGTAATGGGAACCATTTCCTGGACCACGGGTTCCTACGTAATGGTGTTTGACGACTCGCTTCCGGAAGGGGCCATCCCGGCAAGAATTCATACAGATGAGGTCCTCTTAAACGCGGTTCGCTCCATTGATCGTTGGTCTCTGGTATACAGGGGCCTTGGAGGACAGCGAAAGACTTACCGAAGAACACCGAATATGGATTCAAGGTTTTACGAGCTTGATCTTTCCGAAGATGAGAGCCACCTGTACAGCCTGCTGGACTCCCCGCGCACGACCCAGGAGATCCTGCGGATGAGCTATCTCAAACCCTTTGTCAGCATGCGTTCCCTGTGGGCCCTGAAGTGCGTGAATCTCATCGATGAAATCATGGTGCCTGAACCCGATGGACAAACCTCCGAGGCTGACGAATTCATCTGGTCCTCGATGGTGGAAAGCTACAACAACGCGTTTGCGGCTCTTTTTCATGCGCTTCAGAAAGATATTGGCGATGAGGTGTTCGATTTTATTCGAGGGCTTGAGGAGGAGTTGGATCCGTCGATCAAGGGAAGGCTGGAGGGGATGGACTTTCATAATGAGGGTCGGATCGACTATGATCTTCTCTATAATTCACTCGTCGCCTCCGGGGTGAGCAGCATCCCTCAGGTACTCCAGGATATCCTGAACGAAATTCTTTACGGATGGGTGTTCAGAATCCGAAAGGTTTACGGGGACCAGTACAATCCTATCCTGGATTCGGTCATCAACAGCATTCGAGAGGAGTAA
- the folE gene encoding GTP cyclohydrolase I FolE translates to MESLIREMLSQLGEDPEREGLRDTPARVAKSLKFLTRGYDQDPEEIITKAIFREEARDMIIVRDIEFFSMCEHHMLPFFGKCHVGYIPAGQIVGLSKIARLVDIFSRRFQVQERLTRQIAVFLEKHLTPKGVGVVMEARHLCMQMRGVEKQHSEAVTSCMLGSFREQLSTREEFLNLIAVGRHQ, encoded by the coding sequence ATGGAATCCCTGATCCGCGAGATGCTGTCCCAGCTCGGGGAGGACCCTGAGCGGGAAGGTCTTCGAGATACACCGGCACGGGTGGCAAAATCTCTCAAATTCTTGACACGGGGATACGATCAGGATCCCGAAGAGATCATCACGAAGGCTATTTTCAGGGAAGAGGCACGGGATATGATCATCGTTCGAGACATTGAATTCTTTTCGATGTGCGAACACCACATGCTCCCCTTTTTCGGTAAATGCCACGTGGGATATATACCCGCCGGACAGATCGTCGGCCTCTCTAAAATCGCCAGGCTGGTCGATATTTTTTCCAGGCGTTTTCAGGTCCAGGAGCGGCTCACCCGCCAGATCGCTGTCTTTTTGGAAAAACATCTGACGCCCAAGGGTGTGGGCGTCGTCATGGAGGCCCGGCATCTTTGCATGCAGATGAGGGGAGTCGAAAAGCAGCATTCGGAAGCCGTGACTTCATGCATGCTCGGAAGCTTCCGGGAGCAGCTCTCGACACGTGAAGAATTTCTGAACCTGATTGCGGTAGGCCGCCACCAGTAA
- a CDS encoding SPOR domain-containing protein — protein MSRYYEVTLSARHLWIILFSALGIVFLSFLLGLWVGSFGNEISGQEPVIEAEAKGEAEMVTTPDTIEPVDLERAEVPAFQEEPDKGGEPPVPAQEPVASAQASSPPEPVPSAPEPSASAGRWTVQVMAISNATKAQTWLQKLLASGFDVYMETLSYPQNKKLYRIRVGHFETREQADAVQRNLAKEPSIVAEKLKPWVTRL, from the coding sequence ATGAGCCGATACTATGAAGTTACCCTGAGTGCGCGACACCTCTGGATCATTCTCTTTTCGGCGCTCGGGATTGTTTTTCTCTCCTTCCTCCTCGGCCTGTGGGTCGGAAGTTTCGGGAATGAAATATCCGGCCAGGAACCCGTCATTGAAGCCGAAGCCAAGGGTGAGGCCGAAATGGTAACCACCCCGGATACGATTGAACCTGTGGATCTTGAGAGAGCGGAAGTTCCCGCCTTTCAGGAGGAACCGGACAAGGGTGGCGAACCTCCCGTTCCGGCGCAAGAACCTGTGGCCTCCGCTCAGGCTTCGTCTCCTCCCGAGCCGGTTCCATCCGCACCCGAACCGTCCGCCTCGGCTGGACGGTGGACGGTCCAGGTCATGGCGATCTCCAATGCCACGAAGGCCCAGACCTGGCTTCAAAAGCTCCTTGCGTCAGGATTTGATGTCTATATGGAAACATTGAGTTATCCGCAGAACAAGAAGCTGTACCGGATCCGGGTCGGGCACTTTGAGACCCGGGAACAGGCCGATGCTGTCCAGAGAAATCTGGCCAAAGAGCCTTCGATAGTTGCTGAAAAGTTAAAACCTTGGGTCACCCGCCTCTAA
- a CDS encoding cyclic nucleotide-binding domain-containing protein has protein sequence MVSRKKPVVDVETLAGLAAKFADQDMFEEAINLYELSAKLKPDSVAIKLNLARVRELADEKKARQVEELKDKILNERHKDDIDASQYVGLAKFYLKRRDTTQAVELLEIAKLKNPDRPEPFALLAAHYFHEGEWEQGLEEVRMARTLNPFDPELAEMEGRILFEMKRYDEAFNSFVDATLLIPNRSHPHMNQVSQMLRTLKTILHSEKEDLNAVFRSNLEKLQMHIKRLELRREFLFSKDTRKELHDIFLKKSREGTRKQNLIKIAAVLRDMVHFQHASDDQIFELSRGVRIEALEPGAYLFREADKSFDFYLVKSGDIAIQRETPFGAQPLASLTKGDFIGEISFIQRIARTTDAVSAKQTEVFTFPSAVVDTLIEKQPDIGTAISFAFWKSLSDKIRHSNDILKTFFTQDMKSGERMQQKEGRRASRRIEA, from the coding sequence ATGGTATCCAGGAAGAAACCTGTGGTTGATGTAGAGACTCTTGCAGGACTTGCAGCCAAGTTCGCGGATCAGGATATGTTTGAGGAAGCCATCAACCTCTACGAACTGTCGGCAAAGCTGAAACCTGATTCCGTGGCCATCAAATTGAATCTTGCCAGGGTGCGGGAGCTTGCAGATGAGAAGAAAGCCCGCCAGGTTGAAGAGCTGAAGGATAAGATTCTCAATGAGCGTCACAAGGATGATATCGACGCCAGCCAGTATGTCGGACTCGCGAAGTTTTATTTAAAGCGGAGAGACACGACACAGGCCGTGGAGCTTCTGGAAATTGCCAAGCTTAAGAATCCGGACCGTCCGGAACCGTTCGCTCTCCTGGCCGCGCATTACTTTCACGAGGGCGAATGGGAACAGGGGCTTGAAGAAGTCCGCATGGCCCGAACCCTCAACCCCTTTGACCCCGAGCTTGCAGAAATGGAAGGACGCATTCTCTTTGAGATGAAGCGGTATGATGAAGCCTTCAATTCATTTGTGGATGCAACCCTCCTCATTCCCAACCGCTCCCACCCCCACATGAACCAGGTTTCCCAGATGCTCCGGACGCTCAAGACGATTCTCCATTCTGAAAAAGAGGATTTAAACGCCGTCTTCCGTTCCAACCTGGAAAAGCTGCAGATGCACATCAAGCGCCTTGAACTCCGCCGTGAATTCCTCTTCTCCAAGGATACACGCAAGGAGCTTCACGATATTTTTCTGAAAAAATCCCGAGAGGGAACCCGCAAACAGAACCTGATCAAGATAGCTGCCGTCCTGAGGGATATGGTCCACTTCCAGCATGCTTCAGACGACCAGATCTTCGAGCTTTCCCGAGGTGTGCGGATTGAAGCTCTGGAGCCGGGAGCTTACCTGTTCCGTGAAGCGGACAAGAGCTTCGATTTCTACCTTGTAAAATCCGGCGACATTGCCATCCAGAGGGAAACTCCCTTCGGAGCCCAGCCTCTGGCGTCCCTTACCAAGGGGGATTTCATCGGAGAAATCTCCTTTATCCAGAGAATTGCGCGAACCACCGACGCGGTGTCCGCCAAGCAGACGGAGGTCTTCACCTTTCCAAGTGCCGTCGTGGACACCCTCATTGAGAAACAGCCCGATATTGGAACGGCCATTTCCTTTGCATTCTGGAAGAGCCTTTCCGACAAGATCCGCCATTCCAATGACATTCTCAAGACCTTCTTCACGCAGGATATGAAAAGTGGAGAGAGGATGCAGCAGAAGGAGGGGCGACGTGCCTCCCGGCGAATCGAAGC
- the lnt gene encoding apolipoprotein N-acyltransferase — protein MILLRFLLFDIGLGILFALPFHFSFLTPLLVIVPALFWWMIRRRPPGGRWVHVLLFGSAYQAIALLWIVHVLKVFGGMGPFAGIPALLALSGYLALFLTAAVMVAEWVSGEKYLETLPLTFFLFELLRGYLFRGFPWNGWAQPLADHAPLMQSAAWIGAAGLSACILWLSTLPLLGKRKALAGSLFLTILLVGGIVRYMTWNPEGETLAVVAIQPSIDEAARYHGEHVDAWTPSRELAQPFLYGGSDLIVFPESVVLEPFYTRGDVVAACKRWAEEGVDIFMNGNLVARNGDWTNAAILFSRGKEVAEYSKINLVPFGEYLPLRSLFERLGFTTIARSLSDFTRGNQVGVLSGRTVYGISICYEIVFSSMVRQQVSRGATLLVTLTNDGWYGNLGADRQHVQQALFRTVEYDRPLVRAALTGISCLANGRGDVLASLDTGERGGIMESLPTGTRFTIYYWIGPFLPWVVLFILVVLMIRRKLNVRSQHNS, from the coding sequence GTGATTTTGCTTCGATTCCTGCTTTTCGATATTGGGCTGGGTATCCTATTTGCCCTTCCCTTTCATTTCTCATTTCTGACTCCGTTGCTGGTGATCGTACCCGCCCTGTTCTGGTGGATGATCCGTCGCCGGCCCCCGGGGGGACGATGGGTCCACGTGCTACTCTTCGGAAGTGCTTACCAGGCCATCGCTCTCCTCTGGATCGTTCACGTTCTGAAAGTCTTTGGAGGCATGGGGCCCTTCGCCGGGATTCCTGCCCTCCTGGCTCTGAGCGGCTACCTGGCTCTTTTCCTGACCGCGGCCGTAATGGTGGCGGAGTGGGTATCCGGTGAGAAATACCTGGAAACATTACCCCTGACCTTTTTCCTTTTTGAACTTCTCAGGGGTTACCTTTTCCGGGGATTTCCATGGAACGGCTGGGCTCAACCCCTTGCAGATCACGCTCCCCTCATGCAGAGCGCGGCATGGATTGGGGCTGCGGGTCTTTCGGCCTGTATACTCTGGCTCTCCACGCTTCCCCTTCTCGGAAAGCGTAAGGCGCTGGCAGGGAGTCTGTTTCTGACCATCCTGCTGGTAGGGGGGATCGTGCGCTACATGACCTGGAATCCGGAAGGAGAGACCCTTGCAGTTGTGGCCATTCAACCCAGCATTGATGAGGCTGCCCGGTACCATGGAGAACATGTGGACGCCTGGACTCCGAGTCGGGAACTCGCCCAGCCCTTTCTCTATGGCGGTTCCGATCTGATCGTATTTCCCGAAAGTGTTGTTCTGGAACCGTTTTACACCCGCGGAGACGTGGTTGCCGCGTGCAAACGATGGGCCGAAGAAGGTGTTGATATTTTTATGAATGGGAACCTTGTGGCACGAAACGGAGACTGGACGAATGCCGCCATTCTCTTTTCCAGGGGTAAAGAGGTGGCAGAGTACAGCAAAATCAACCTGGTCCCCTTCGGGGAATATCTACCCCTTCGGAGTCTCTTTGAGAGACTCGGTTTTACGACCATTGCCCGCTCCCTCTCCGATTTTACGCGAGGGAATCAGGTTGGAGTTCTTTCGGGGCGCACGGTGTACGGCATCTCTATCTGTTATGAAATTGTCTTTTCATCCATGGTGCGCCAGCAGGTCTCCCGTGGGGCGACCCTGCTTGTTACGCTCACCAATGACGGATGGTACGGGAACCTGGGGGCCGACCGACAGCACGTTCAACAGGCTCTCTTTCGTACGGTGGAATATGATCGTCCCCTGGTTCGGGCCGCCCTTACCGGGATTTCATGTCTGGCAAATGGAAGAGGAGATGTTCTCGCGAGTCTGGATACGGGGGAGCGGGGAGGCATCATGGAATCCTTACCCACGGGAACGCGTTTCACGATATACTATTGGATAGGGCCTTTCCTGCCGTGGGTGGTCCTTTTTATATTGGTGGTACTGATGATCAGGAGGAAGTTGAATGTTCGAAGTCAACACAATTCTTGA
- a CDS encoding slipin family protein, with amino-acid sequence MAQILIFLIAFGFFLLSKWINILKEYERGVMFLLGRVRPEPKGPGFIFVFWPIEKMVKVDLRLVVHDVPPQDVITRDNVTVKVNAVVYYRVMAPIKAIIDVENYMYATSQLAQTTLRSVLGQVELDELLSEREKLNRHLQEILDQHTDPWGIKVAMVEVKHVDLPPEMVRAIARQAEAEREKRAKVIHATGEFLAAQTLSEAANVIAAEPVALQLRYLQTLTEISAEKNSTIIFPLPIDFIMDLMTRKKDQSS; translated from the coding sequence ATGGCTCAAATTCTTATATTTCTAATTGCCTTCGGATTTTTTCTTCTTTCCAAGTGGATCAACATCCTTAAGGAATACGAGCGGGGCGTTATGTTTCTCCTTGGTCGTGTCCGCCCGGAACCCAAGGGTCCCGGTTTCATTTTTGTTTTCTGGCCGATTGAGAAGATGGTCAAGGTCGATCTTCGTCTGGTCGTTCATGATGTTCCTCCCCAGGACGTCATTACCCGAGACAACGTCACGGTTAAAGTCAACGCGGTCGTATACTATCGGGTCATGGCTCCCATCAAGGCCATCATCGATGTGGAAAACTACATGTACGCGACCTCCCAGCTGGCCCAGACAACCCTTCGGTCGGTCCTCGGTCAGGTCGAACTGGACGAACTTCTCTCCGAACGCGAAAAACTGAACCGGCACCTCCAGGAAATTCTGGATCAGCACACCGATCCCTGGGGAATCAAGGTGGCTATGGTTGAGGTAAAGCATGTCGATCTCCCGCCGGAAATGGTTCGAGCCATTGCCAGACAGGCTGAGGCCGAGCGTGAAAAGCGAGCCAAGGTTATTCATGCCACAGGTGAATTTCTTGCGGCCCAGACTCTTTCCGAAGCTGCCAACGTGATTGCTGCTGAACCCGTGGCCCTCCAACTGCGTTATCTGCAGACGCTCACAGAAATCTCTGCGGAAAAGAACTCCACGATCATCTTTCCCCTTCCCATTGACTTCATCATGGACTTGATGACGCGGAAGAAAGATCAATCGTCCTGA
- a CDS encoding GGDEF domain-containing protein translates to MLILAFLTKDENLEATIQSLASPNLEVRPFAEEGEQPFAHIWIVDVTQPAPLPQVPRAPFFKVILTEEEPEQAFSDPDTLHFSRADFQDRAKNIIDLLKRFIPLAREKKVLEREIEVLKTVETLYLTQEQDKAFSQLIYAVADLLETEPTGMILLRDPKKSAYDEHFPLEERRKGRRPRHTFHPEFLDEILFSSEPYSIVDDPNGPDQKLVGFPIRNDQVGLGIIFVPIREQQVSKDRLLVASKFAAELSSILENLLLFMETKELTIKDDLTQAYNRRYFEAFVDEELERAKRYGSRFSLIFLDLDDLKQVNNQYGHLMGSRTLQEVSKRILKAVRHVDRVVRFGGDEFCIILPHTEPEEAITVAERVRHSINGSVFSLSPGVEVIITASFGVAGYPEHGKTKESLIAKADQAMYEIKTQRKNGVKLADITKEA, encoded by the coding sequence ATGCTAATCCTGGCCTTCCTCACAAAGGACGAGAATCTGGAGGCGACGATTCAGAGTCTGGCCTCCCCGAACCTCGAGGTTCGACCCTTTGCAGAAGAGGGAGAGCAACCTTTTGCCCACATCTGGATTGTGGATGTAACCCAGCCCGCTCCGCTGCCCCAGGTTCCCCGGGCACCCTTCTTTAAGGTCATCCTGACAGAGGAAGAACCGGAGCAGGCCTTTTCAGATCCGGATACTCTTCACTTTTCCCGTGCTGATTTTCAAGACCGGGCAAAAAACATCATTGATCTGCTGAAGAGGTTCATTCCGCTTGCCCGGGAAAAGAAGGTTCTGGAACGTGAAATTGAAGTTCTGAAAACGGTTGAAACCCTCTACCTGACCCAGGAGCAGGACAAGGCATTTTCTCAACTGATCTATGCCGTTGCTGACCTTCTGGAGACGGAACCCACGGGAATGATTCTTCTTCGCGATCCCAAAAAATCGGCGTATGATGAGCACTTTCCGCTGGAGGAACGACGCAAGGGCCGCCGACCCCGCCATACGTTTCATCCCGAGTTTCTGGATGAAATTCTCTTTTCCTCGGAACCCTACTCCATCGTGGATGATCCCAACGGGCCCGATCAGAAGCTTGTCGGATTTCCCATTCGAAACGATCAGGTCGGCCTTGGAATCATCTTCGTGCCCATCCGGGAACAACAGGTTTCAAAGGACCGACTCCTGGTTGCATCCAAGTTTGCCGCGGAACTTTCCTCCATCCTTGAGAATCTCCTCCTTTTCATGGAGACCAAGGAGCTTACGATTAAAGATGACCTGACGCAGGCCTACAACCGAAGGTACTTTGAAGCCTTTGTCGATGAGGAGCTGGAGCGTGCCAAACGCTATGGTTCCCGGTTCTCCCTCATCTTTCTGGATCTGGATGACTTAAAACAGGTCAACAACCAGTACGGTCACCTCATGGGGTCGCGGACCCTTCAGGAAGTATCCAAACGCATCCTGAAAGCGGTTCGCCATGTCGACCGCGTGGTTCGCTTCGGGGGAGATGAATTCTGCATTATTCTTCCACATACCGAACCGGAGGAGGCCATTACGGTGGCGGAACGGGTGCGGCATTCGATCAACGGTTCCGTGTTTTCCCTCTCTCCCGGTGTGGAAGTCATCATCACTGCTTCTTTCGGTGTGGCCGGGTATCCGGAGCATGGAAAGACCAAGGAATCCCTGATTGCAAAAGCAGATCAGGCTATGTACGAAATCAAAACGCAGCGCAAGAACGGAGTCAAACTGGCTGACATTACAAAGGAGGCCTAG
- a CDS encoding nodulation protein NfeD, translated as MRVTLALIILGVSISLFSGVLVLPVDGIIQPVVASYIVDNLQHLDPGETDLVILELDTPGGLGTSMKEITTAIMNAPVPVVVYVTPSGAHAASAGFFILMASDIAAMAPSTTTGAAHPVNLAGGNSKDSVMLEKATNDFAASIRTMAQIHGRNIDLAEKAVREAVSFTETEAYDHNLIEVVARNRNDLLSQINGMEITRPEGEKVTIRTEGIPVSEKTMSFISRFLSVIVHPNVALILMGLGMLGLYVEFTHPGVIFPGVAGAICIILGLYALSVLPVDYTGLALIVLAAIMFILEVKVISYGMLTVGGIVSFVVGSMMLFDSSIPAFRVSLTLVIFMAVTFAAVIIFLGSLVLRAHKRRPVTGSEGIIGERGKVVEPLNPRGKVFIHGEYWNAISATPLEAGIEIEVFAADGMVLSVRPIHSQGGAV; from the coding sequence ATGAGAGTCACCCTGGCACTCATCATACTTGGGGTGTCCATTTCCCTATTTTCCGGCGTGCTGGTTCTGCCTGTTGATGGCATTATTCAACCCGTTGTCGCTTCGTATATTGTGGATAATCTCCAGCACCTGGATCCCGGCGAAACCGACCTTGTGATTCTGGAGCTGGACACACCGGGTGGGCTGGGCACGTCGATGAAAGAAATAACAACGGCCATAATGAATGCGCCGGTACCTGTCGTGGTCTATGTTACGCCATCAGGTGCACATGCGGCCTCAGCCGGTTTCTTCATCCTTATGGCCTCCGACATTGCGGCCATGGCTCCCTCCACGACGACAGGTGCCGCCCATCCCGTCAATCTGGCCGGGGGAAATTCCAAAGACAGCGTCATGCTGGAAAAGGCGACAAACGATTTTGCCGCCTCCATTCGAACCATGGCCCAGATCCATGGAAGGAATATCGATCTTGCCGAAAAGGCGGTTCGTGAGGCCGTTTCGTTCACCGAAACCGAAGCTTATGACCATAATCTGATCGAAGTTGTGGCCAGGAATCGAAATGATCTCCTGTCCCAGATCAACGGCATGGAAATTACACGGCCGGAGGGGGAAAAGGTTACCATTCGGACAGAAGGAATCCCTGTCTCAGAAAAAACAATGTCCTTCATCTCCCGCTTCCTGTCCGTCATTGTTCACCCCAACGTGGCCCTCATTCTCATGGGATTGGGAATGCTGGGTCTCTATGTGGAGTTTACTCACCCCGGTGTCATCTTTCCCGGTGTGGCGGGAGCTATCTGCATCATTCTCGGTCTCTACGCGCTTTCCGTTCTTCCCGTCGACTATACAGGACTGGCCCTTATTGTCCTTGCTGCCATTATGTTCATCCTGGAGGTCAAAGTGATCAGTTACGGTATGTTGACCGTGGGCGGCATCGTGAGCTTTGTGGTGGGTTCGATGATGCTGTTTGACAGTTCGATTCCTGCCTTTCGCGTTTCCCTGACCCTGGTCATCTTTATGGCCGTGACATTTGCCGCCGTCATTATCTTTTTAGGGTCTCTGGTTCTTCGGGCCCATAAGCGGCGGCCGGTAACCGGTTCGGAAGGCATTATCGGGGAACGGGGAAAGGTCGTGGAACCTTTGAATCCAAGAGGCAAGGTGTTTATTCATGGCGAGTACTGGAACGCGATCTCGGCAACACCTCTCGAGGCAGGAATCGAGATCGAAGTTTTCGCAGCGGACGGGATGGTTCTCTCCGTTCGCCCAATCCATTCTCAAGGGGGTGCGGTATGA